The genomic region CCAAAGAGTACTATCAGTAAGGACGAATGCAGTCCCTAATCCTCTGATTCTTGCTGAAAGTACTTCTCCGGCTCAAGGTGGTGACATATCCGTGCTCCTTCCAACTGGGTGAGTTAACTTAAGTTGGCCCATCGTCAGTTATCATTAATTTCGTACAGCCTGTGTACTAATTTCTGCTAAATTAATGTTTCGTGGGttcttgatttctttctttctttgtttcttgttttttaTGTAACAGTGGGTTGCTTCTGTTTGTATATGGGATAGCCAACTTCGTCGTGCCGTTCTTCATCTCCAAATCCTTCGAGTCTGATAAGGAAACTGAAGATTCAGGGCCTGAATATGAGGGTTCGTTTAATGATGAGGCGAGTAAAGCCAAATTACGGACCAAAAAACCTTAAACATAtgattacataattaattacatgTAATGGGTGTCTGTCTGATTTGTATTTCTAAGTCACATGTTCTTCCTTTTTGGAGGATATTACTGGAAAGTAATTTGTCTTCGTTGTACATTCAGAAGCCGTTTGGTACTCTTTCTTGGGACACCTATttgtaagtttttttttttcaagttgtaactaaaaattatttttttaatataaacagATAAATTGATgcctttttaaaaatatatttaataaaagtagTTTGTATATaactcttttaaaaaataaatttattaaattaaaaacattaaatttatttttttccaaacAACATCGTAGTATTCATTTTTTTGAATGTCAGAgagttagaaa from Ricinus communis isolate WT05 ecotype wild-type chromosome 9, ASM1957865v1, whole genome shotgun sequence harbors:
- the LOC8266243 gene encoding uncharacterized protein LOC8266243, translated to MFANQLERKRKREQSIAFSTSLKPEVQIFTMKCIVHFQSLFPSLHSHPKQKLMKKHKWLNPCSLVKLDQRVLSVRTNAVPNPLILAESTSPAQGGDISVLLPTGGLLLFVYGIANFVVPFFISKSFESDKETEDSGPEYEGSFNDEASKAKLRTKKP